CTCAAgtttggaggggaaaaaaaaatagatgaataaataaatacctacAATCTATATAACTCGCATGTtgttaaatccccccccccctctctctctctctctctctctctctctctctctctctctctctctctctctctcacacacacacacacacacacacacacacacacacacacacacacacactcctctgcaGTCCAGTTAGGCAGAATAAACATGTGCCATGCTTTTTCAAGAAAAAAAACAACGGATCAAAACTAAAAACACAATTAAAGTATCcatttaattacaataaaatttagatATCTCTGTACTTACTTTTCCCGCTGAGACTGGCATTGGCTTTGGCCCCATACCAGGTCCAGGGAAGCCATGCGGTGGATGTGATGGTCCATGCATCCCCATGGGATGCATGTTAGGAGCCATGTTACCACTCATAGCACCCATAGGTCCCATGTTTCCCATAGGATGAGGGTGCGGAGAATGGTGATGATTCATAGGACTCATTGAGCCCATGTTGTTCATCGGTGTGACGTTCATGCCACCTCCCATATGACCACTGTTCATTGGCGGACCACACAAACTGTTCATAGATGGGCCACCCATTGGTCCATTGTTCATTGGAGGTCCCCCCATAGGACTATTGCTCATTGCTGGGCCACCCATCGGACTACTGTTCATTGGAGGACCACTTAACGGACTACTGTTCATTGGTGGACCACCTATCGGACCACCCATGTTGTTCATGGAAGGACCTCCTAAGTGACTGCTGTTCAATGGTCCACCCATTGGACCATTATTCATATGACTACTGTTCATTGTAGGACCACCCATACCACTCATTGGGCTTCCCATTGGGCCACCCATTGGACTGCCCATTGAACTTCCACTCATCATTGTGCTACCCATGTTGTTCATTGGACTACCAATAGGACCACTCGTACTCATGGGACCACCCATAGTTCCGCTGTTCAGGGGGCTTCCCATAGGAGGACAGCTGTTCATAGGACTGCCCATCGGAGGACCACTGCTCATGGGTGGACCTCCCATCTGGCCACTGCTGATgggtcctcccatggtgtggctgcCCATGTTGTTCATCGGTGGGCCACTCATGTGACTACTGCTGCCCATAGGTGGCCCACCCATGTTGCCCATGGGACTCATGCCTCCCATAGGAGGACCACccatgtgatggtggtggtggtgatgattcaTGTGGACGTGATGGCTGTGACTCATGCTCATCGACGACATCTGGGGTGGAGTGTCATCGAAAGGATTGGACGCCACAATGGTATCACCATAACCTGTAAAACACATTATTTTGATCTGTAAATTAAGGCAATATAAACATATATTGATACTTTGATAAAGAGTTTGGAACAAATACACGAAATTTTAACATGATATACATCTTTAGAAACAAACTGTTGTATCTTCACTGATCAACACAATGTCGGCAACTACCCCCTGatgagaccttagcacatacctttcactcTTCTACTTAAATATATTTGAGTGGTTGGAGGGAGCATGTGTGTTAAATAGCCAATTGAATGAAACACAAAATGGCACTCATGCTAAAACAGTATGTGTTCACTGTCAGGCGTTGTGAGAAGCACAATTCATACAGAATATGTAGTGAACTGTTTGGTCAAGAGTTTAAGACTGGAAGTGTTCTGTCAAAACCTCCAGGGAAGTTTACAAAACTTTAGTGCCAAAATGGCACAAAACAGTGGCCATTTACATCATCGTCTGCAATGTTCACCAATAAGGGTCGATCATCCATCGAGCTTATTGTAAAAATTGCCCAGACCTGAACTGTTTTTGCCCACTATCGTATGAACGGAGCGAACATGGAACAATCTGGATACTGCCATCCCAAATCCATTGCTGTCGTGCAATTTATTCTGCAATGCACATCTATCAGATTGCCAAATtgtcaccatttttaaatatttcatatgcTACCATGTATGCAACCAAATTCTATTAATAACTAGAGTTCACCATATAGACAAAACCTTCACAGAAATAACATTACACATAAATGGAATTGAATAACATACTCAAAGTCTTCGTTGTACacagtttgcaaattattattcacGAAGCATCTGATATCACACccatagttacttttattctggaaAACAGttatcatttttgaaaaaaatttgtaCCTTCTTTTTGTTTCATATCATAAAAATCAGTCTATATTCACTCATTCTGATGATTACGTAACTGATTATACATGCAAAATGCCCACTGCCTGTCAAGGAAGTTTTTGATCAATTAGCTCAGTCCTAAGGGAGGAAAGAGGTACAGGTTCAAGAAGACTGGCCTGGAATAACAATACAAATAAGGGACAAAAAAATGTTGTGACATATGATTTTAGATGCCTCCATAGCCTTAAAAAAAATGGACAAGaggatacagaaaataaacaatactCCCTTCATTAGATgtattcaaaacacacacacacacacacacacacacacacacacacacacacacaaacaaacacacaaacacacaaacacacacacacacacacacacacacacacacacactggtaaagCCTACAACATAATGATGCTTTTAATTCAATATCAAGAGAAATAATAAACTAACATTggaattatttacattttcaggaTGACATTTTCTTCATGTTCTGGTATTGCCACGCATTCGTGTCTGGTAATACTCAGTGTACTTGTGTAACATTTTTGTGCCTTTTGTGGTGAAATTTATTAATGATACATTATGTGGATGGccctttctgcattttccaattttACTGCTTAAAGGCACCTCTTTTATTGGGATGTACAGCATGTTGGCACTATCTATGTTGAAATATAAGTAATGTGATCATCTCAAAGCCAAAACCCTTTTGGTGAGTGACTAATTTGTATGCAATATGTGGTCTGGGTTTACTGTTTACTTGCCACCAGAGATTCGCAGTGTATGTACATGAACATCAGAAATGACAAATGCgactacagcagaaaaaaaaacccACGCCTATGTGTGTTACATTATTTAtaatgagtatgtgtgtgtgtcccTGCAGATGAAACTTTGAACTTTTTTCTGTGAAAATTCAGTTTATCACTCCAGTGCCTGGTACTTTAAGTGTTGTTAGATTACTAACAGTTCAGGGATGAAACAGAAGAGACAGTGCAAAAGTGGTTTGATCAACCTTCGACTAGGAACTTGACAGTTATTGGCAGAGTATACGTGTAAACTGATGTAGATCTGTTAGCTTGGTCACATACTTACTCAGAGTCTAGTTACAGTGTAAAGATGAGTTAGGAAGGGACAGTGGGTTGACAATCTGAATCAGGCGTATTAAGAAACAACACAAAGGATATGGGTGATGACTACAGAGGTACAAGTGTCAACAGTTTTAAGGTTTTACATTTTTCCAAATGATTTTGAGCGACATTCAGTAGTAACTTTAAATTTTCTGACTTAAGCGATTCCATAGATTGTAGAGTTCAGCCTGAGGACTCTTAAGTCAGATAACAATCTTAATAATGGTCCAACAAGAAAGAACTGACAGacatgaacacacagaaaattgtaAATGCAAAGAACTGTCAGATTCTGTCATGCTGTAACAGCTGCCAAGACTCATTCTTCACAAGCTATTAAAATTCTCAACTGACATTTTTGAAAAGAAGCTCCTAAGGAGGGGACCTTCATACATCAGTTATTTACAACTTTCACAAGGCAAAGATTCAAATGCTATACTTAATACATGGTAATAGCAAGAACTGACATAATGCAAAAGTTAGGAGAAGagtcactgacaacacataaaTGGCTAGTGTTCCACCTGGGGGAAAAAAGAGGTGACTCCAGTATTAGAATGGTAAAAGAAAGGActcacagaattacagaccaatatccccaacTTTTGCTTGCTGcacaatccttgaacatattctcagttcgaatatattaaactttcttgagacggAGACATTTATGTCCATGAGTCGGCGTGATTTTAGAAAGCTTCATTCATGAAAAACTTAGCTTGTCCTTCTCTCACAAAATATGctctgaactatggatgaagggcaacagaaagatttcatacttctagatttccagaaagcacctGACACAGTGCCTCATTGAAGGCTGTTAAGGAAGGTATGAGAATGTGGCATAAGCTCACAGATAtgcgagtggttcgaagacttcataATTAATAGAACCCAGTTAGTTGCCCtcaacggtgagtgttcatcaaagTCAAGGGTATCggcagaagtgccccagggaagtgtgataggaccactgttgttccccACATACACAAATAATTTGCAGACAGTATGGGCAGCAATCTACAgttcagttgtttgctgatgattctgcggTGAATAGTTAAGATGTTGAAGAgttactgtaggaagatacaagacaacttagacaaaatttctagttggcttgattaatgacagctaactctaaatgtggaaaaagtaaGTTAATGGAGATTAGATGGAAGAGCAAACCTGTaaagttcagatacagtattactagtgtcctgcttggtgtagtcaagtcttttaaatatccGAATGTGacgttgcaaaacaatatgaaatggaacaagcatctgAGAACTGTAGGGAAGcggaatggttgacttcggtttgttgagagaattttagaaaagagtgattcacctgtaaaggggacagaatataggacactggtgcgacctattctgagtaccgctcgaatgtttgggattcaTAGCAGGTCGGACTgatggaagacattgaagcaattatgTGCTTCAGGggaaaaggaggtgttctttttgagaaacactactgagaaaattttgagaaccagcatctgaagctgactgccacacgATTCTACTGCCAACAACATACATTGCTCGTAGACcccaaagataagatgagagagattagggttcaTATGCAGGCAAATAGTAATTTTCCCCCTTGCTCTATTccccagtggaacaggaaaggaaatgactagtaatgatacaaggtaccctcagcaaagcactgtatggtggcttgtggagtattgatgtagatattAGTCACTGGTGACTCTTAGAATGATCaaatggaaatcattaaagaattTTGGAACCTACCTACCTCCCtccctctcgtgtgtgtgtgtgtgtggggggggggggggggggggggtctggcagagtgggagagaggagaaagaaaggagGTGGTGGGGAGCAGGGAGCGAGGGCTGGAAAAGGATGGTTGATGGCTCTGAGGCATGCAGCACATGCACGAGACAGTTATGTGACACACAGGCAACAGCACCTGTGACTGTGCAGCACATGACAACAATGATGTGGAGTGGCTGGCACAATGTAACTGTACTAGGTTTTGAGTAGGGTAGGGGGGAGAAATTGTGTAGACAGGTGCATGCTCTAGCTTGAAAAAGGATTCATGTGAAAGCTAGTACAATTTCAGTCTTCCTTGTGTCCTCATTGAAGTCTCAACACCCTTACTATTTGGTGAGCTGTAATCTTTATTCCTAAATTATTTGCAggaattatttcaaaattaacaaATGGCAGTTAAAATGGACATTCAGCTATAGTGCACACAAACTAAGTCGACACTCGGTGGGTGGCTGTTGGGATtggctgtaaatgggaaatgcctttgcagTCACTCCCAACAGCCACTGTGCCAATTGTCAACTTAGTTTATGCACCAGTACATTAATCCTTACAGATCCACAGTTGGACTATGTCAGACATGTTAAATGATGTCAGACATTTCCGTTCTTGTGCCTCAGTCTACTCCCTTGTTGGAATTCACAAGACGCATGGCAGCACTTAGTACAAAGATCTGACAACACAAAGTGTGCTGCATTTGCATGTTTGTAGTAAGGTCAAAGCCAGTTGAAAACATGTAAGTGATAACACTGCCAAGTGGCTTCTGGAAGATACTGAGCACTAAGGAGAATTTAGTGATGGAATGATCTGGGAGAAACTTCTACTGTGTGCAGTGATGTAAGTTCTAGTGGATCAGAATCTACAGACagagcgtaaattgattgagagaGACAACATGTATGTGGAAGGTTTATCACGATAGAGATATTGATCTcatgaaattttctttttctgtcacacaGCAAATTTTCACCATCCCTCATGGTGCTCAACCAAAATCCAAACTTGCATATTTCCAACTCTTCATTGACAATTTAGCGAAATTATGCATGCTACAAACATGTATGCTAAAGAAAGGACATAGTTTCTCCACTTACCAAACATTCAATCTGGCAATCATAGAGGGATGTTTCATTAGAAGAATTGAAGGCTTTCCTATATGTAATATTGGGCACAGCCATGAATTTGAATGCAAATTTAATTAGTTATTTTACAGGAGACTAGCAAGAACGAACTCCATATTTCAACCATGTTCTCTCGTCTCCATTTCCAATCCCCGTCCCCAAATATTTTGGATGTTGCATTTAGTTCCACCTGTCACAGCTCAGGGGTGTCAACATACAAGAGGGAGCAAGGTGAAGAACATTAGTGAGTACATTAACAGTAAATGCAAAGAGCTTTATGCACCAAAAAGGAATTTGGCTATAGTATTCAAAGGGAGTATCCAATTCAAGTGCTACAATCCAAGGACATCCAAGATGCGGGGTTTATGAGTTTTCTGGCTGTGAGATTCAGCAAACTGTTACATTTTTCTCATATTCCACATCATGGAACGACAACTACAGGGAGTCCAATTTGTCTTCATTTATCTTTTGCAACCCAAACAGTGGTTCATTTGGACAGCAATTGCTAGCTTGTGCTGGTGTTCCTGGCTGTCACATCTTTACTGACAGGTTCTACACAATCCTTAAACTTCCTGGGGAATAGCACAAAATGAaatttcatctaacagatacagctATGCTTTCTAGGAAGCATTTCCCATGCTCTTCAAAGATGACGAAACTTTCTGAATATGAGTTATGTCTCGTTCATCCTGTGAGAAGAGGTTAGTGACATTTTTGAATACATTCTTTGGTCCTCACACCCAAAGGATCATTGGTTATAGGAAGAAATATCCTGTGAAATTCCTGAAAGCCACTGTTACTTTGGAATACACAAGCCACCATTGCTTTGGAATACACTAAGTTTATGGGAGAAGTCAACATGGCTGATCAGTACTATTTTACAAGACAATCATAAGTGGTGAAAAAATTATTCTTTTGGCTGATTGAAGTTGCTATAGTGAACAGTTATCTCCTTTGCTCAATAGGAAATAAGAATGTGGAGAGCATCTATATGCTCGTCTTTACAGTAAAGGAAATATAATCAGACAGCTAGTCGACCAGGTGAGAAATACAAATTCCAAGAAGAGAGGAAGATCTTCATTGTCTGACATCAaggagaattgggggggggggggggggggagttgtgaaGTGACATCATATTGCATTGTTTTCTTAAAGCACTAGTGTAATAACCGGTGATCTTACATCTTTACCCGCATAAAATAAATGAGTTGGGGagaacacaatgagtacaaaaattGGATTAGAGAGAGTTAAAGTTTTTGAGTAATAACCAGAGAGCCAAGGGGAGCAGGAGTGTAATGTAGCCAGGCAAGTAACAAAACTCTTCTCACAGCAAGTCCATTAGTGTCAGTTTAAATGATACTTCAGATGACATACTGGAAATACGATGAACAAAATTCAAGAGACAGTATTTTAGGCACTGCGAAATTCAGACAGCAGTATGTGCCAGTGTACCACCCTGCAGGATTGGTGCTAACCACCATTCGAACTTTCAGTATCAGAAAGGTGTCTCCAAAATTCCAATGCAATTCCACAAAGAAAGAAATCCTGGTTTACCAAAAGTTTCCCCAAGCGAAATTCCctaatatttccctgatttccaggcaAGTTTTAGCATATTtccctgacaaatgttgaaatctCAAAGGTAAATGAAAACATTAAGTTGACAAAAAAGTGTAAATAGTTCTGTATTTCTCCcctgtgtgagcaaaaatcttaagtactaacatctacatcattactctgcaattcacatttaagtgcttggcagagggttcatcgaaccacaatcatactatctccctaccattccactcccgaacagcgggcaggaaaaacgaacacctaaacctttctgttcgagctccgatttcaattattttattttgattatcattcctacctatgtaggttgggctcaacaaaatattttcacattcggaagagaaagttggtgactgaaatttcgtaaatagatctcgccgcaacgaaaaacgtctgttttaatgacttccatcccaactcgcgtatcatatctgccacactctctcctctattacgtgataatacaaaacgagctgcccttttttgcaccctttcgatgacctccatcaatcccacctggtaaggatcccacaccgcacagcaatattttaacagaggacgaatgagtgtagtgtaagctgtctctttagtggacttgctgcatcttctaagtgtcctgccaatgaaacgcaacctttggctcaccttccccacaatattatctatgtggtctttccaactgaagttgttcgtaattttaacacccaggtacttagttgaattgacagccttgagaattgtactatttatcgagtaatcgaattccaatgatttcttttggaactcatgtggatcacctcacacttttcattatttagcatcaactgccacctgccacaccatacagcaacctttctaaatcgctttgcaactgatactggtcttcgcatgaccttactagacaataaa
This region of Schistocerca gregaria isolate iqSchGreg1 chromosome 7, iqSchGreg1.2, whole genome shotgun sequence genomic DNA includes:
- the LOC126282226 gene encoding protein pygopus, which gives rise to MSHNIAGMAPFVSMPRGRNHMYFQGPGGEPQHIQRGPCFHDERNDKHLPNACGMPLGGLGPEFKPPVVGTVPDPPPPKKKRRSSNANTTPVVQAPPPMQDLLPPPLTGYGDTIVASNPFDDTPPQMSSMSMSHSHHVHMNHHHHHHHMGGPPMGGMSPMGNMGGPPMGSSSHMSGPPMNNMGSHTMGGPISSGQMGGPPMSSGPPMGSPMNSCPPMGSPLNSGTMGGPMSTSGPIGSPMNNMGSTMMSGSSMGSPMGGPMGSPMSGMGGPTMNSSHMNNGPMGGPLNSSHLGGPSMNNMGGPIGGPPMNSSPLSGPPMNSSPMGGPAMSNSPMGGPPMNNGPMGGPSMNSLCGPPMNSGHMGGGMNVTPMNNMGSMSPMNHHHSPHPHPMGNMGPMGAMSGNMAPNMHPMGMHGPSHPPHGFPGPGMGPKPMPVSAGKVYPPDQPMVFNPQNPNAPPIYPCGTCHKEVHDNDQAILCESGCNFWFHRVCTGLTETAYQLLTAEVYAEWVCDKCLTSKNIPLVKFKP